In one Alphaproteobacteria bacterium SS10 genomic region, the following are encoded:
- the clpS gene encoding ATP-dependent Clp protease adapter ClpS: MPRLSDPNRFDDDGDNDGGSGTGVVVKTRTKTKKPSMYRVLMLNDDYTPMEFVVHVLERFFNKTREEATRIMLHVHKRGVGVCGVFTYEIAETKVQQVMDFARQHQHPLQCTLEKE; this comes from the coding sequence ATGCCGCGGCTGTCAGACCCGAATCGCTTCGATGATGATGGCGATAATGATGGGGGTAGCGGTACCGGTGTCGTCGTTAAAACCAGGACAAAGACGAAAAAGCCGTCGATGTACCGGGTTCTTATGCTGAATGACGATTACACTCCCATGGAATTCGTTGTTCACGTTCTCGAGAGGTTTTTCAACAAGACCCGCGAGGAAGCAACGCGTATCATGTTGCATGTGCACAAGCGGGGCGTCGGTGTCTGCGGCGTCTTTACCTATGAAATCGCCGAGACCAAGGTCCAACAAGTGATGGATTTTGCCCGTCAACATCAACACCCGCTCCAATGCACACTGGAGAAGGAGTGA
- the clpA gene encoding ATP-dependent Clp protease ATP-binding subunit ClpA codes for MLSRNLEQTLHRALGYANERSHEYATLEHLLLALTDDQDAVAVMRACNVDLDKIRGDVIDYLDNELSNLVVSSPEDAKPTAGFQRVLQRAAIHVQSSGREEVTGANVLVALFSERESHAVYFLQEQDMTRFDAVNYISHGIAKVPGKSDTKRPVSGADEEAGGEKVVKKGREALDAYCVNLNEKAAGGKIDPLIGREHEVERTIQILCRRSKNNPLYVGDPGVGKTAIAEGLARRIVNEEVPEVLLEATIFALDMGALLAGTRYRGDFEERLKSVVSELEQIDKAVLFIDEIHTVIGAGATSGGAMDASNLLKPALASGDLRCIGSTTYKEYRNYFEKDRALVRRFQKIDVNEPSLDDAVKILMGIKPYYEEHHGVKYTADAIKTAVDLSARYIGDRKLPDKAIDVIDEVGAAQNLVPQNKRKKQISVKDIEAVIAQIARIPPKSVSRDDKETLRGLEKNLKTMVFGQDNAIDALVSAIKLARAGLRDPEKPIGNYLFSGPTGVGKTEVARQLAMNLGIELTRFDMSEYMERHSVSRLIGAPPGYVGFDQGGMLTDAVDQHPHSVLLLDEIEKAHPDLYNILLQIMDYGKLTDHNGKTVDFRNVIIIMTTNAGAAEQAKPAIGFGSMVRSGEDMEAINRMFSPEFRNRLDSIIPFAPLDESTIDKVVDKFVIQMEAQLADRGVTIELSKPARQWIAKKGYDPFMGARPLGRVIQEHLKQPLAEELLFGDLTRGGVVHVDLKDGKMVFSFEETKPATKPKKPAKKRTTKKKTSGGGGDGKPLEEVT; via the coding sequence ATGTTATCGCGTAATTTGGAACAGACGCTGCACCGTGCTCTTGGCTATGCGAATGAGCGCAGCCACGAATACGCGACGCTAGAGCATCTGCTGCTGGCTCTCACCGATGATCAGGATGCGGTCGCCGTTATGCGCGCCTGCAATGTCGACCTGGACAAGATCCGTGGCGACGTCATCGATTATCTCGACAATGAACTTTCAAACCTTGTGGTGAGCAGCCCAGAGGATGCGAAGCCAACTGCTGGCTTCCAACGCGTCCTGCAGCGTGCCGCTATCCACGTTCAGTCATCCGGCCGGGAAGAGGTGACCGGGGCCAATGTGCTCGTCGCCCTATTCTCTGAGCGGGAGAGCCATGCGGTCTACTTCCTGCAAGAACAGGATATGACCCGCTTCGATGCGGTGAACTACATCTCGCACGGTATCGCTAAGGTACCAGGCAAGTCCGACACCAAGCGCCCGGTTAGCGGCGCTGATGAGGAAGCCGGCGGGGAGAAGGTGGTCAAGAAGGGCCGCGAGGCACTCGATGCCTACTGCGTAAACCTGAATGAGAAGGCCGCCGGTGGTAAAATTGATCCGCTGATTGGTCGTGAGCATGAGGTTGAGCGGACGATCCAGATCCTCTGCCGCCGCTCCAAGAACAACCCGCTTTATGTTGGTGATCCTGGCGTCGGCAAGACCGCCATCGCTGAGGGCCTAGCCCGACGTATCGTCAATGAAGAGGTGCCAGAGGTTCTGCTCGAGGCGACCATCTTCGCCCTCGATATGGGCGCGCTGCTCGCCGGTACCCGCTATCGCGGTGACTTTGAAGAGCGTCTGAAATCTGTCGTCTCGGAGCTAGAGCAGATCGATAAGGCGGTTCTATTCATCGATGAGATTCACACGGTCATCGGCGCTGGTGCCACCTCTGGTGGGGCCATGGATGCGTCGAACCTGTTGAAGCCAGCGCTCGCCAGTGGTGACCTGCGTTGCATCGGGTCGACCACCTATAAAGAGTACCGGAATTACTTCGAGAAGGACCGCGCGCTGGTCCGCCGGTTCCAGAAGATCGATGTGAATGAGCCGTCGCTCGACGATGCGGTCAAAATCCTCATGGGCATCAAGCCTTACTATGAGGAGCATCACGGCGTGAAATACACCGCCGACGCGATTAAGACCGCGGTTGATCTGTCCGCCCGTTACATCGGCGATCGCAAGCTGCCGGATAAGGCGATTGACGTGATCGATGAGGTGGGCGCTGCCCAAAACCTCGTCCCGCAGAATAAGCGGAAGAAGCAAATCTCGGTCAAAGATATTGAGGCCGTGATTGCACAGATCGCGCGCATCCCCCCGAAATCTGTCAGTCGGGATGATAAAGAAACCCTCCGCGGTCTTGAGAAGAACCTGAAGACCATGGTCTTCGGTCAGGACAATGCAATCGATGCGCTTGTTAGTGCCATCAAGCTTGCCCGTGCTGGCCTTCGTGACCCAGAGAAGCCAATTGGTAACTACCTGTTCTCAGGCCCGACCGGTGTTGGTAAGACCGAGGTGGCGCGCCAGCTGGCGATGAACCTAGGCATTGAGCTGACCCGCTTTGACATGTCTGAGTATATGGAGCGTCACTCGGTCAGCCGATTGATCGGCGCACCGCCAGGCTATGTCGGGTTTGATCAAGGCGGCATGCTTACCGACGCCGTGGATCAGCATCCACACTCTGTCCTGCTGCTCGATGAGATCGAGAAGGCGCACCCGGATCTCTACAACATCCTGTTGCAGATCATGGATTACGGGAAGCTGACCGACCATAACGGCAAGACCGTCGATTTCCGCAATGTGATCATCATCATGACCACCAATGCGGGCGCGGCAGAGCAGGCGAAGCCAGCGATTGGTTTTGGTTCCATGGTTCGCTCTGGCGAGGATATGGAAGCAATCAACCGAATGTTCTCACCTGAGTTCCGGAACCGGTTGGACTCAATCATTCCATTCGCACCGCTGGATGAGAGCACCATCGACAAGGTTGTCGATAAGTTCGTCATTCAGATGGAAGCTCAACTCGCGGATCGTGGTGTCACGATTGAGCTGTCTAAGCCTGCGCGTCAGTGGATCGCGAAGAAAGGCTATGACCCATTTATGGGTGCGCGCCCACTTGGCCGTGTGATCCAGGAGCATCTGAAACAGCCATTGGCTGAGGAGTTGCTGTTCGGTGATTTGACCCGAGGCGGTGTGGTTCATGTGGACCTGAAGGATGGCAAAATGGTGTTCTCATTTGAGGAGACCAAGCCAGCCACCAAGCCAAAGAAGCCAGCCAAGAAACGCACGACGAAGAAGAAAACGTCAGGCGGTGGCGGTGACGGTAAGCCGCTGGAAGAAGTCACCTAA
- a CDS encoding phasin family protein: MSEQPIKKPAAPTAKPAVAKAPIAKPAAAPAPVAAKPAPAVATPAPKPAAPVAKPVTAKAKPAAKPAAKRPVKAAAKPAAKKATKPAAKTVAKKPVAKKVTKKAAPVKRATTAKAAPKSTKTTTKQTKVANPYFSDKGMMIMNANVMGNFEELQSLGKDNVDAVVASTKIFSKGVEDLTRAMFDLAQNSVEQSVAASQALMKAKTFKEVTELQNDLAKKSFDQFVAEGTKISEMSIKVANDAAEPLASRVNEVVSKFVAAS; this comes from the coding sequence ATGAGCGAACAACCAATCAAGAAGCCGGCTGCGCCGACTGCCAAACCAGCTGTTGCTAAGGCTCCGATTGCCAAGCCTGCTGCCGCACCAGCGCCAGTGGCTGCGAAGCCAGCGCCAGCCGTTGCAACCCCGGCTCCAAAGCCTGCGGCGCCAGTCGCTAAGCCAGTGACCGCGAAAGCGAAGCCTGCTGCTAAGCCCGCCGCTAAGCGCCCTGTTAAGGCTGCTGCCAAGCCAGCGGCGAAGAAGGCAACCAAGCCTGCTGCTAAAACCGTTGCTAAGAAGCCAGTTGCCAAAAAGGTGACCAAGAAGGCAGCACCGGTTAAGCGCGCAACCACAGCCAAGGCTGCACCGAAATCAACCAAGACCACTACCAAGCAGACGAAAGTCGCTAACCCCTACTTCTCTGATAAAGGAATGATGATCATGAACGCCAACGTTATGGGTAACTTCGAAGAACTTCAAAGCCTCGGCAAAGACAACGTCGATGCCGTCGTCGCTTCCACCAAAATCTTCTCCAAAGGTGTGGAAGACCTGACCCGCGCGATGTTCGACCTCGCTCAAAACTCTGTTGAGCAGTCTGTTGCTGCTAGCCAGGCTCTGATGAAGGCGAAAACCTTCAAAGAAGTCACCGAGCTGCAAAACGACCTCGCTAAGAAAAGCTTCGACCAGTTCGTCGCTGAAGGCACCAAGATCTCTGAAATGTCGATCAAAGTTGCCAACGACGCTGCTGAGCCACTCGCCAGCCGTGTGAACGAAGTTGTGTCCAAGTTCGTCGCTGCTAGCTAA
- a CDS encoding serine hydrolase, which translates to MTDVCGSHFHSENQALGTTKPGARKATKLLSAALIGLTAIAIIGLAPLNQAFANSKYASIVIDAYTGEVLSSDRADKRLFPASLTKIMTLFMVFEALEKGQISLDERLPVSKRAAGMQPSKLHLKQGSTIRMEDAILALVTKSANDVAVVIAERLGGSEIQFARKMTERARRLGMASTTFRNASGLPNRYQRSTARDMATLGRVLISRYPEYYSYFSTRRFEYAGRKYRNHNRLLGSYDGVDGIKTGYINASGFNLVASAQKDGRRIIGVVFGGRTAARRNNHTVKLLDRGFATASRRNLVLAGIPPIPKARPSSTTVVAATVAEERLLQVAQMQKPEFVESPATAIAVASLAERAAVAEPQPDVAPEDMLTLEPSAALVPQPNEKPSATPRLVVAGSGPYVQPDATPNGQGDVSPNVDPAPELEQDHPVNNEIPVASIGTEPTALTSLLGGWSIQVGAFRSEDRTSAAIAKAVSLAPGLLSWAEPLIKPIVTGRGTLYRARLAGLDKDTARDACDQLERAGVGCLAVRNTTSQ; encoded by the coding sequence ATGACAGATGTCTGCGGTTCACATTTTCATAGTGAAAATCAGGCACTTGGCACCACCAAGCCAGGCGCTCGCAAAGCGACAAAACTGCTTTCCGCGGCACTGATTGGCCTGACTGCCATCGCGATAATCGGCCTCGCCCCGCTGAACCAAGCGTTCGCGAACTCAAAATACGCCTCGATTGTTATCGATGCTTATACCGGTGAGGTGCTGTCATCCGACCGGGCTGATAAACGCCTGTTCCCCGCCTCCCTCACCAAGATCATGACCCTGTTCATGGTTTTTGAGGCGTTGGAGAAGGGCCAGATCTCACTCGACGAACGCCTACCAGTTTCCAAACGCGCTGCCGGCATGCAGCCATCCAAGCTGCACCTCAAGCAGGGCAGCACGATCCGGATGGAAGATGCGATTCTGGCGCTGGTGACCAAATCAGCCAACGATGTGGCGGTCGTCATTGCTGAACGGCTCGGCGGTTCTGAAATCCAGTTCGCACGGAAAATGACTGAGCGGGCACGCCGCCTGGGCATGGCGAGCACCACCTTCCGTAACGCGAGCGGCCTGCCAAACCGGTATCAGCGGTCGACGGCACGGGATATGGCCACCCTTGGCCGCGTACTGATCTCTCGCTATCCGGAATATTACAGCTATTTCTCCACGCGCCGTTTTGAGTATGCGGGCCGCAAGTACCGGAACCACAATCGCCTACTCGGCAGCTATGACGGTGTCGACGGCATAAAGACTGGTTACATCAACGCCAGTGGCTTTAACCTCGTCGCCTCCGCACAGAAGGATGGCCGCCGCATCATCGGTGTTGTCTTTGGTGGTCGCACCGCCGCCCGCCGTAACAACCACACGGTGAAGCTGCTGGACCGTGGTTTTGCGACAGCCTCCCGCCGTAACCTTGTCTTGGCTGGCATCCCCCCTATTCCTAAGGCACGCCCATCGAGCACCACCGTTGTCGCCGCCACCGTGGCAGAGGAGCGGTTGCTGCAGGTAGCCCAGATGCAAAAGCCTGAGTTCGTTGAGAGCCCAGCCACCGCCATCGCCGTTGCTAGCCTGGCTGAGCGCGCGGCCGTTGCCGAACCACAGCCCGATGTGGCGCCAGAGGATATGCTGACGCTTGAGCCATCGGCGGCTCTAGTGCCCCAACCGAATGAGAAACCATCGGCGACGCCTCGCCTGGTTGTGGCTGGCTCCGGCCCGTATGTGCAGCCCGATGCCACGCCAAATGGTCAGGGCGATGTCAGCCCGAATGTCGATCCTGCGCCAGAGCTTGAGCAGGATCACCCGGTCAACAACGAGATCCCCGTCGCCTCAATCGGAACGGAACCAACGGCCCTCACCAGCCTATTGGGCGGGTGGAGCATTCAGGTCGGCGCGTTCCGCAGTGAGGATCGCACCAGCGCCGCAATTGCCAAGGCCGTCTCACTGGCGCCTGGCCTGCTGAGCTGGGCCGAGCCACTAATTAAGCCGATCGTCACGGGTCGTGGTACGCTCTATCGCGCACGCCTTGCGGGCCTCGATAAAGATACCGCACGTGATGCCTGTGATCAGCTTGAGCGAGCTGGCGTTGGCTGCCTCGCCGTTCGTAACACCACCAGCCAATGA
- a CDS encoding CoA transferase, which translates to MGPNSLLTGVRVVELAQYLPAPYGTQILADLGAEVIKIEPPGGDPMRHLDQEGDGDSPIYQAINAGKVVTRLDLKSDDGLGQAKQLISRADILVESFRPGTMDRLGLGHAALIEDNPRLVHVALSGWGQTGPYAMRAGHDINYGAIAGSFAASGTEERPVAPFPPMADMASGMMVAIAALAGIHKAGQSGQGGFYDLSIMETMLAWQSFGLAEAVAGNPVKRGAGLLSGGAACYQFYQCADGAWLSVGALEEKFWARFCEALERTDLIQRQFERPLPQTGLVAEVASIIATQNRDEWMAVFQDIDCCVEPVLGWDEITEHQHVRKRGLVADGQVLSGLKLDGKGPQTRQPVRELTSQAALMLWD; encoded by the coding sequence ATGGGACCAAATTCGCTGCTGACCGGTGTTCGGGTTGTGGAACTGGCCCAATACCTTCCGGCCCCCTATGGCACGCAGATCCTGGCCGACCTTGGGGCGGAGGTGATCAAGATTGAGCCCCCGGGCGGTGACCCCATGCGCCACCTCGATCAGGAGGGTGATGGTGACAGCCCGATCTATCAGGCGATCAATGCCGGTAAGGTGGTGACCCGCTTAGACCTTAAGTCCGATGACGGTTTGGGCCAGGCCAAGCAGCTTATCAGTCGTGCCGATATCCTGGTTGAGAGCTTTCGGCCGGGAACCATGGACCGCCTTGGCTTGGGGCATGCCGCGCTGATCGAAGATAATCCTAGATTGGTTCATGTCGCCCTATCCGGCTGGGGCCAAACCGGCCCCTATGCCATGCGGGCGGGCCACGACATCAACTATGGTGCGATTGCCGGAAGCTTTGCCGCCTCTGGCACGGAGGAGCGGCCAGTTGCGCCATTCCCACCGATGGCGGATATGGCAAGCGGCATGATGGTGGCGATTGCCGCGCTGGCTGGCATCCATAAAGCGGGCCAAAGCGGGCAGGGCGGTTTCTACGACCTCTCCATCATGGAGACGATGCTCGCCTGGCAGTCCTTTGGCCTGGCTGAGGCTGTTGCTGGTAACCCAGTCAAACGCGGTGCTGGTCTGCTCAGCGGTGGTGCTGCCTGCTATCAGTTCTATCAATGCGCGGATGGGGCGTGGTTAAGCGTCGGCGCGCTGGAAGAGAAGTTCTGGGCAAGGTTCTGTGAGGCTCTGGAAAGAACCGATCTAATCCAACGGCAGTTTGAGAGACCGCTTCCGCAGACCGGCTTGGTGGCTGAGGTCGCCTCGATCATTGCTACCCAAAATCGGGATGAATGGATGGCCGTCTTTCAAGACATCGATTGCTGTGTTGAACCGGTCTTGGGTTGGGACGAGATCACTGAACATCAGCACGTTCGCAAACGAGGGCTGGTGGCTGATGGGCAGGTGTTGAGCGGGCTTAAGCTCGATGGGAAGGGCCCCCAAACACGGCAACCTGTTCGAGAGCTAACGAGCCAGGCAGCGCTGATGCTCTGGGATTAG